A region of Vitis vinifera cultivar Pinot Noir 40024 chromosome 13, ASM3070453v1 DNA encodes the following proteins:
- the LOC100251598 gene encoding cytosolic sulfotransferase 8, translated as MAGSPENAMVLSSTADEDEKQRESRSKREIISTLPTEKAWKIQGLMYQYQGFWYYSGGAVEGVMWMQKCFKARNEDVLLVSFPKCGTTWLKSLMFSIMNRTRYDFSAHPLLTSSPHELVPFLEFYAEQNIPFPDLDTLSSPQLFHTHIAFTSLPQPVIDSQCRIVYICRNPKDVFVSSFCFISRCHIVVPLEEAFELFCKGISFYGPFWDHVLGYWKASLASPQRILFLKYEDVKGDSLCQVKRLAEFMGSPFSSEEEGQGLIHEIMELCSFENLRNLEVNKTGALSVGNISTGKDTFFRKGEVGDWKNHLTAEMADRIDRIMEEKLKGSGLTFSDSCDS; from the coding sequence ATGGCTGGTTCTCCTGAGAATGCCATGGTGCTGTCATCAACAGCCGATGAAGATGAGAAACAAAGGGAAAGTAGAAGCAAAAGAGAGATCATTTCCACCCTCCCAACTGAAAAGGCCTGGAAAATTCAGGGTCTTATGTACCAGTACCAAGGCTTTTGGTACTATTCTGGGGGTGCTGTAGAAGGAGTCATGTGGATGCAAAAATGCTTCAAGGCAAGGAATGAAGATGTTCTCTTGGTCTCCTTTCCAAAATGTGGAACAACATGGTTGAAATCTCTCATGTTTTCTATCATGAATCGAACCAGGTATGATTTCTCAGCACACCCTTTGCTGACTTCTAGCCCTCATGAACTTGTTCCCTTCTTGGAATTCTACGCAGAGCAGAACATCCCCTTCCCAGACCTGGACACACTTTCCTCTCCTCAGCTCTTCCATACTCACATTGCCTTCACTTCATTACCCCAACCTGTCATAGACTCTCAGTGTCGAATTGTCTATATCTGTCGCAACCCCAAAGATGTGTTTGTTTctagtttttgttttatctCGAGATGTCATATAGTGGTTCCCCTCGAAGAGGCATTTGAGTTGTTCTGCAAAGGAATTAGCTTCTATGGACCCTTCTGGGACCATGTTTTAGGGTATTGGAAGGCTAGTTTAGCTTCACCCCAGAGAATATTGTTCTTGAAATATGAAGACGTGAAGGGGGATTCCTTGTGTCAGGTCAAGAGGTTGGCAGAGTTCATGGGCTCTCCCTTCTCTTCCGAGGAAGAAGGACAAGGTTTGATACATGAAATTATGGAGCTGTGTAGTTTTGAGAATCTAAGAAATTTGGAGGTAAACAAGACCGGAGCACTATCTGTGGGCAATATCAGCACTGGAAAGGATACTTTCTTCAGGAAAGGTGAGGTTGGTGATTGGAAGAATCATTTGACAGCTGAAATGGCCGATCGCATTGACAGGATCATGGAGGAAAAGTTGAAAGGTTCTGGTCTGACATTCAGCGACTCCTGTGATAGCTGA